A DNA window from Drosophila pseudoobscura strain MV-25-SWS-2005 chromosome 2, UCI_Dpse_MV25, whole genome shotgun sequence contains the following coding sequences:
- the LOC6897403 gene encoding zinc finger protein weckle translates to MMADSHWLNWCRLCAKDDVRGNVKVYTNEKGQGTWDNVMIMAIRRYFEVHMRLEDELSSVLCTECYTLISELIDFAEHVTKVQAIFEVLRRTETEQNKQLDVLALRQQYGLCEDDWSHIIKPMPVPETEPSPAKPIELETEVSVQDLIYQDHVEVLNESGSLPKQAKRIQGAEESQKQQFKNTPSDNKQEFVDLSQFFQGEKLLKNNMDAIINDLEAEDVLIAEPDVIKRHHERIDSSLEAPCGADDEDIKPDVSINYDDDQEFLHEQTSPATIAIEPPISASPPDENSRTDNDETKSKPIRLEHPSKRCRMECKRCGKTYRNRASYEKHIDQEECQRIVRKVKMDKNTSCDLCHKTLSSVSALRLHKEGMHENVKPFVCDSCGKQLKTLTALNEHKLVHTESRPFECPVCKAGFKNRARLKVHCQIHEDPSFICNICGKKLQTRRTWNMHKVVHKEERNLKCEVCGALFKRSKTLKTHLLSHTGLRPYICNYCGKTFACNANCRSHKLKKHSQEIKQGDREGMPSRLSVPTLEELRVITQKLPKDEKQP, encoded by the exons CCGCAGATATTTCGAGGTGCAT ATGCGACTGGAGGATGAGCTAAGCAGCGTCCTTTGCACAGAGTGCTACACCCTGATAAGTGAACTAATCGATTTTGCTGAGCATGTCACCAAGGTGCAGGCCATCTTTGAGGTTCTGCGCCGCACAGAGACCGAGCAGAATAAACAGCTGGATGTATTAGCTCTCAGACAGCAGTATGGACTCTGCGAGGACGACTGGTCGCACATTATCAAGCcgatgccagtgccagagacCGAGCCCAGTCCTGCCAAACCAATAGAACTGGAAACTGAAGTTTCCGTGCAAGATCTCATTTATCAAGACCACGTAGAGGTATTAAATGAATCTGGAAGCCTACCCAAGCAAGCGAAGAGAATACAGGGAGCGGAGGAAAGCCAGAAACAACAATTTAAAAACACTCCATCCGACAACAAGCAGGAATTTGTAGATTTAAGTCAATTTTTTCAGGGCGAGAAGCTATTGAAGAACAATATGGATGCCATCATAAATGATTTGGAAGCAGAAGATGTTCTAATTGCTGAACCGGACGTCATAAAACGACATCACGAGCGGATTGATTCGAGTTTGGAAGCACCTTGTGGTGCAGACGACGAAGATATCAAGCCGGATGTGTCTATCAACTATGATGATGATCAAGAATTTCTACACGAACAAACTAGTCCCGCGACAATCGCGATTGAACCACCAATAAGTGCATCTCCACCTGATGAAAACTCTCGTACGGACAACGATGAGACGAAAAGTAAACCTATCAGGTTGGAACATCCCAGCAAACGCTGTCGTATGGAATGCAAGAGATGCGGCAAAACTTACAGGAATCGTGCCTCCTACGAGAAGCATATCGATCAAGAAGAGTGCCAGAGAATCGTTCGCAAGGTGAAGATGGATAAGAACACGAGCTGCGACCTCTGCCATAAGACACTCTCGTCGGTATCGGCCCTGAGGCTGCACAAGGAGGGTATGCACGAAAACGTCAAGCCATTTGTGTGCGACAGttgtggcaagcagctaaAGACTTTAACAGCGTTAAATGAACACAAGCTGGTCCATACAGAGAGTCGTCCTTTTGAGTGCCCCGTATGCAAGGCGGGTTTCAAGAATCGGGCTCGTCTGAAGGTTCACTGTCAGATCCACGAGGATCCTAGCTTCATATGCAATATTTGCGGAAAGAAGCTGCAAACGCGACGCACCTGGAACATGCACAAGGTGGTTCATAAGGAGGAGCGTAACTTGAAATGTGAGGTCTGCGGAGCCCTCTTCAAACGGTCAAAGACTCTGAAGACGCATTTGCTTAGCCACACGGGTCTAAGACCCTATATCTGTAACTATTGCGGAAAAACATTTGCCTGCAATGCCAATTGTCGTTCCCACAAGCTGAAAAAACATTCTCAGGAGATTAAACAGGGCGATCGGGAGGGCATGCCATCTCGTTTGAGTGTTCCCACTTTGGAAGAGCTGCGTGTCAT aACCCAGAAACTTCCAAAAGACGAAAAGCAGCCatga